DNA sequence from the Pedobacter sp. W3I1 genome:
AGATCTTTGCGAGGCACGAAGCAATCTTAAAGCGCTCGCTACTAGCGATAGTTGTAAGATTGCTTTGTCGGCTGAAAAGGCCTCCTCGCAATGACCATTCCTCGACGGAACATAGCACTAACCCCCTCTGTCATTCATATTGATTTTATACAACAAATTAACCCTCTGGATGACAAATCGCAGTTTTACCCCCACACCTCTCCCATCTTACATCATCCATCTTGCATTTCTCATAGTACATTTTCCATCTTTACCCTATATTTGCACATGCTTAAAAAAGAACGCTACAAACTTTTTGTAGAACATTTTTCGGCCAAGCAGCCTGATGCAGAAACCGAGTTACATTATAATAATCCCTATCAGCTTTTAGTAGCGGTAATTCTTTCTGCACAGTGCACCGATAAAAGGGTAAATATGGTAACCCCTGCACTTTTTCAACGCTTTCCTAATGCCAGGGCTTTAGCCGAAGCTACGCCCGATATTGTTTTCGATTACATCAGAAGTATCAGCTACCCCAACAATAAGGCAAAACACCTGGTGGGCATGGCTAATATTTTGCTTCACGAATTTAACGACGTGGTGCCTTCAGGAATTGACGATTTACAGAAAATGCCAGGTGTGGGCCGAAAAACCGCCAATGTAATTGCCTCAGTAATTTACAATGCACCAGCTATGGCGGTTGATACACATGTTTTCCGTGTGGCCAACCGTTTAGGTTTAACTAATGGTAAAACCCCATTGGCGGTTGAAAAAGATTTAGTTAAAAACCTGCCCGAACACGACATCCATATTGCACACCACTGGCTTATCCTGCACGGACGTTACGTTTGCGTGGCCAGAAACCCCAAATGCGCTATTTGCGAAATTACCTACATGTGCAGGTACTTCGAACGTTTAACCGCTCAAAACGAGAGAGATAAATTAAAAGCTTAAAAAATTATTTTCACTTTACTATTGACATTAGCCAAAAAACTTATAACTTAGCTAAATATATTAGTATTATAAATATTAACATTTGATCATATTAGCCGAGAATCGATTATATTTACGCCATCAATGAAAAAAGAAATGAGTACCGCAAATCCAGATAAATTAAAAGCCCTACAACTTACTTTAGATAAACTAGAGAAATCTTACGGTAAAGGCACCATCATGAAACTTGGCGATACCGCTATTGAACCAATAGATTTTATTTCTACAGGATCAATCAGTTTAGATATTGCTTTAGGTATAGGTGGTGTACCAAAAGGTCGTGTAATCGAAATTTATGGCCCGGAGTCTTCTGGTAAAACAACTTTAGCTACACATATTATTGCCGAAGCACAGAAACAAGGTGGTATTGCTGCTTTTATCGATGCAGAGCATGCTTTTGATCAGTTTTATGCGAAGAAATTAGGTGTAGATACTGATAACCTTTTAATCTCTCAACCCGATAATGGTGAGCAGGCATTAGAAATAGCCGATAACTTAATCCGTTCAGGTGCTATTGATGTAATTGTGATTGACTCTGTTGCCGCTTTGGTTCCTAAAAGTGAAATTGAAGGCGAAATGGGCGACAGTAAAATGGGTTTACATGCCCGTTTAATGAGTCAGGCACTACGTAAATTAACCGGAACAATTTCTAAAACCGGATGTTGCTGTATTTTCATTAACCAGTTACGTGATAAAATTGGTGTGATGTTCGGTAACCCTGAAACCACAACCGGTGGTAATGCTTTGAAATTCTATGCATCTGTACGCTTAGATATCCGTCGTATTTCACAGATCAAAGATTCTGACGAAGTTTCTGGTAACCGTGTTAAAGTAAAAATTGTTAAAAATAAAGTAGCTCCACCTTTCCGTATTGCAGAATTTGATGTAATGTTCGGTGAGGGTATTTCTAAAAACGGAGAGATTGTAGATTTAGGTGTTGACTTCGGCATTATCAAAAAAGCAGGATCTTGGTACTCTTACGGAGATACCAAACTTGGTCAAGGTAGAGATGCCGTAAAACAACTGTTAAGCGACAACCCTGAACTTGCAGAAGAATTAGAAATTAAAATTAAAGCCGAAGTAACCGGCGATAAATTGGCTGAGAAATAAGCTGAGCTTAAATTCTAAAAGATTAAAACCCGGCTGTATCATATTTGTAAATCTGTTCGGATTTGTCACGTTGAGCTTGTCGAAAACGCCTGAGGGGCATTAAACAGGTCCTTCGACAGGCTCAGGATGACAATCTATATTTATGATACAGCCTCGTTATGCTTTATAGGTTATACTTATTTCTAGAAGAAGCCTTTGCTAAAAAAGCATAGCTTTAGTTTTGACTAAAAACGGCGCTAAAATCTTTGGTTACATATACAATTACCAAAAGTGCAGCAATAACCAAAGCACCCAGGATAATTACCCCCCAACTCCCCTTCAGTTTGTTTTTATCATTTCTGATCAACCAATATAAAATACCGATCAGCGGTACCGCACAAACAATCCAAAATATTAACGATGCTCCAGTCATATATATAAATTCAATTTAAAAAAATCTCTTTGCCAGTTTTCAGTTGGCGGTTTACAATTTTTTGCCACGAAAGCACTGAAACACGGAGTACATTACATGGTTCTCCACTTGGTCGTCATCCCATACACACAGTCGTCATCCTAAACTTGTTTTATGTTGTGTTTATTGTTTCAATGGTCTAATAGCTACTTCGTGGTCAGGATCTTACCCAACGGTTAATTATCTTAAAAGATTGCTTCGGCTCACATAACTCAGCCTCGCAATGACGAACGAGGGGAAAGATCCATGAACAAGCCTTGCGTTTGGGGTTTTGGCGCTTAGCGTCGATTAACCAATTTCAACCATTAACCAATTAGGCAATTAATGATGAACTATTTGACCAATGACTAATGAACCAATGACCAATAAACCCTCCCCTAAAACTCCATGCGCGCCATTGGCGAAACATCCTGCCCTACAAAATCCTGCTTCAGGTACTTCTGGTAACCTGCAATGGCAATCATGCCCGCATTATCAGTACAATACTGGAACGCCGGTATATATATTTTCCAGCCCAGTTCGTCAGCTGTTTGTTGCAGGCCATTTCTTAAACCAGAGTTTGCCGAAACACCTCCTGCAATAGCAATTTTCTTTAATCCCGTATTGTTTTGCTGCTTTCTTTAACTTGTTCAGCAAAATTTGCACAATACTGTGTTGAACCGATGCACAAATATCATCTAAATTTTCGGCAATAAAATTAGGGTTCTCTTTTTCCTGCTTTCTGATAAAATACAGAATAGAAGTTTTAAAACCGCTAAAGCTAAAATTCAGATCGGCAATTTGTGGTTCGGCAAATTTAAAGGCCAAAGGGTTTCCATGTTGTGCATGTTTATCAATCAGCGGTCCGCCAGGATAAGGCAAGGCTAGTAATTTAGCGGTTTTATCAAAAGCTTCTCCCGCCGCATCGTCTAATGTTTCGCCAACAATTTCCATATCAAAGTAATCTTTTACCAGTACAATCTGTGTATGTCCGCCTGAAACGGTTAAACAGATAAAAGGGAAACTTGGCTTAGGATCATCAATAAAGTGCGCTAAGATGTGCGCATGCATGTGATTGACAGAAATTAAAGGTATATTTAAAGCTAATGCAAAAGATTTCGCGAAAGAGACGCCAACCAGTAAGGATCCTAAAAGGCCAGGGCCACGTGTAAAAGCTACGGCATCAATGTCTTGTTTTGTAACTTTAGCATTAATTAAAGCTTGTTGTACGGCAGGTACAATATTTTGTTGATGTACCCTTGAAGCTAATTCAGGTATAACACCACCATAATTTTGATGAATTGTTTGGTTTGCAATAACATTGGCAGTAATTTTGCCGTTGTTACAAATAGCAACAGATGTATCATCGCAAGAAGACTCGATAGCAAGTATAACAGACAAATTATTAATATTTAAGCTGCAAAATTATTAAAAAACTATTTAAAATACTCCTTTGGGTAATCGCATCAATAATTTTGCTGCTTGCGCTTCTTATTTTTTCGCTGCAATTTAAGTCCGTTCAAACTTATTTAGCGCAGAAAACTGCTGCGTACCTGTCAAAAGAGCTCAAAACCACCGTTTCAATTAGAAGTCTTTATATTAAACCCTTTAAATCTATCGTACTGGAAGATTTATTGGTATTGGATTTACAAAAAGACACTTTATTGAGAACCCCTCAGTTCATGGTCGATATTAATCAATTATCCATCGATAAAAAGATTATCGATATCAATACCATTCAAATCAACAATGGGCGGTTTTTCCTAAAGGATTTCAAAGATAAGTCTTCTAATCTCGATTTCATTATAAACTACTTCGATTCTGGTAAACCCACTGTAAAGAAAAAGAAAAGCAAGCCATACGATATCAATATTGGCCGTATTATTTTAAACAAATTTGCCTTCAGGTATAAAAATTACGGAGCAAAAGATACTACGCAAGGCAAAAGTGTAAACTTCGAGAATATTGATATTAAAGAACTCAGCGGTATTTTTGAGGGGCTCGACACGAAAAAGCACCTGGTTAAAACCAATATCAAAAACCTAACCTTTAAGGAGCGGAGCGGATTTTACCTGAAAAATCTAACAGCGCAAACTACTATAGACAGTAATGCTATTGAGCTGAAAAATCTATTGCTCGAAACCAATCAGAGCCGTTTAACCGATTATTACCAAATGCGGTTTAAAAGTTATAAAGATTTTAACCACTACGTAGATAATGTGCGGATGAAAGCTATTTTTAAAAATAGCCATATCACCTCAAGAGACATTGCATTCTTTGCGCCTGAAATGAACACCATGAAACTCGACCTGGATGTTGATGGTCAGATTACGGGTTTAGTGAATAACCTTAAAGCCAAAAAACTATCATTAAGAACAGGAAAAGCCACACACATTAAAGGAGATTTTATTATAAAGGGACTACCGAAATGGAAAGAGACCTTTATGGACCTCAACATTGAAATGGCGGGGACTAATAAAACCGACCTGGAGGAAGTGCTGGCAGGCATTACCAACAGCAAGAAGAAAATTGTTCCTGTAATTGTAAACAAATTTGGCAACATTAACTTTAATGGAAGCTTCACCGGTTTCCAGAACGACTTTATTGCCTATGGCGAATTTAAAACCAAACTTGGCCGTATTGTTTCAGATGTGAACATGAAAATCGACAAAAACGATGTTCCATCCTATACCGGGAATGTAAAAAGCTACGATTTTAACCTGGGTAATCTGATTGATGAAAAAAGTCTTGGCCGCATCAGTTCTTCTTTATATGTTAAGGGACGTGGTACTGAGCTTAAAGAGTTAACCGAGAAGATAAACGGCGATATAGACTATATCGATTTTAATAATTACCGATACCACAATGTGAAAATTGATGGAACTTTTAATAAAAAGTATTTCGATGGTAAGCTAAGCATTAACGATCGCAACGTGAAACTGGTTTTTGATGGCGGGGTAAACCTGAATCCAAAACTGCCTGTATTTAACTTTAATGCTACAATTTCAAAAGCAAAATTAAAGGCCTTAAAACTCCTGAAAGATTCGTTACAGGTTGATGCTAAATTTACGACCAATTTCTCGGGCACCAACCTGAACAATATATCGGGCAAATTATTAATTGAAGAAATCAGACTACAAAACCCGAAAGGCATTTACAGTGTAGATTCGGTACAGTTAATGGCCAACGGTACGGGTGCCAGCCGCGTACTGGATATCCGGTCA
Encoded proteins:
- the recA gene encoding recombinase RecA — its product is MSTANPDKLKALQLTLDKLEKSYGKGTIMKLGDTAIEPIDFISTGSISLDIALGIGGVPKGRVIEIYGPESSGKTTLATHIIAEAQKQGGIAAFIDAEHAFDQFYAKKLGVDTDNLLISQPDNGEQALEIADNLIRSGAIDVIVIDSVAALVPKSEIEGEMGDSKMGLHARLMSQALRKLTGTISKTGCCCIFINQLRDKIGVMFGNPETTTGGNALKFYASVRLDIRRISQIKDSDEVSGNRVKVKIVKNKVAPPFRIAEFDVMFGEGISKNGEIVDLGVDFGIIKKAGSWYSYGDTKLGQGRDAVKQLLSDNPELAEELEIKIKAEVTGDKLAEK
- the nth gene encoding endonuclease III produces the protein MLKKERYKLFVEHFSAKQPDAETELHYNNPYQLLVAVILSAQCTDKRVNMVTPALFQRFPNARALAEATPDIVFDYIRSISYPNNKAKHLVGMANILLHEFNDVVPSGIDDLQKMPGVGRKTANVIASVIYNAPAMAVDTHVFRVANRLGLTNGKTPLAVEKDLVKNLPEHDIHIAHHWLILHGRYVCVARNPKCAICEITYMCRYFERLTAQNERDKLKA